From the Nodularia sp. NIES-3585 genome, one window contains:
- a CDS encoding deaminase domain-containing protein, whose product MGSETLIKARLSASAATIRGTYLKKPIGKSNVAVAEIHIQGDVAFCVEGTSKGGNKSPIPKPKPKSEGGQFEPTVDSRTGWLMDTDAEYKVLSTIADQLEIFYDLQVEGNLYLYTELQPCESCENVIKQFQIKFPNIKTEVFWDYPYP is encoded by the coding sequence ATGGGGAGTGAAACTCTAATCAAGGCTCGGTTATCGGCATCTGCTGCTACAATTCGAGGAACATACCTTAAAAAACCTATCGGTAAAAGTAATGTTGCGGTTGCTGAAATACATATTCAAGGTGATGTAGCTTTTTGTGTAGAAGGAACATCTAAAGGTGGAAACAAGAGTCCCATACCTAAACCCAAGCCCAAATCAGAAGGGGGGCAATTTGAACCAACAGTTGACTCCCGTACTGGTTGGCTTATGGATACTGATGCTGAATACAAAGTATTATCCACAATTGCAGACCAGCTTGAAATATTCTACGATCTTCAGGTAGAAGGGAATCTTTATCTTTACACAGAACTACAACCCTGTGAAAGTTGTGAAAATGTTATAAAGCAATTTCAAATAAAGTTTCCAAATATCAAAACAGAAGTATTTTGGGACTATCCCTATCCATAG